One genomic window of Medicago truncatula cultivar Jemalong A17 chromosome 1, MtrunA17r5.0-ANR, whole genome shotgun sequence includes the following:
- the LOC11445801 gene encoding 2-isopropylmalate synthase 2, chloroplastic isoform X2 — MATLIRTPFFSPTTFTSSNNNNQLLLLRLHSSKQPTHSSFPNFSISCSSQSQSQSPRHRPPYIPNHIPDPSYVRIFDTTLRDGEQSPGASMTSKEKLDIARQLAKLGVDIIEAGFPAASTDDFEAVKMIANEVGNAVDDNGYVPVICGLSRCNENDIQTAWNAVKHAKRPRIHTFIATSAIHMEFKLRMSKQQVIDKARTMVAFARSLGCQDVEFSPEDAGRSDREFLYQILGEVIKAGATTLNIPDTVGITMPSEFGKLIADIKANTPGVENVIISTHCQNDLGLSTANTIEGARAGARQLEVTINGIGERAGNASLEEVVMALKCGGHIFNNLFTGINTRHIYLTSRMVEEYSGLQLQPHKALVGANAFAHESGIHQDGMLKHKGTYEIISPEDIGLERSNEAGIVLGKLSGRHAMRKRLEELGYELKDDQVESLFWRFKAVAEQKKRITDADLRALVSDEVFQAEPIWKLDDLQFR, encoded by the exons ATGGCCACCTTAATTCGAACACCATTCTTCTCTCCCACCACCTTTACCtcttccaacaacaacaaccaactTCTCCTCCTCCGTCTCCATTCCTCTAAACAACCAACTCACTCCTCCTTTCCCAATTTCTCCATTTCATGTTCCTCCCAATCCCAATCCCAATCCCCTCGCCACCGTCCTCCTTACATCCCCAATCACATCCCTGATCCCTCCTATGTTCGCATCTTCGACACTACTCTCCGCGACGGTGAACAGTCCCCCGGCGCCTCCATGACTTCTAAGGAGAAACTCGACATTGCTCGCCAGCTTGCCAAACTTGGGGTAGACATCATCGAAGCCGGATTTCCCGCCGCATCTACAGATGACTTTGAAGCTGTTAAAATGATTGCCAATGAGGTTGGAAACGCTGTCGATGACAATGGCTATGTTCCCGTTATCTGTGGACTCTCCAGATGCAATGAGAATGACATTCAAACTGCTTGGAATGCTGTTAAACATGCCAAGAGACCAAGGATTCACACTTTCATTGCTACCAGTGCCATTCACATGGAGTTTAAACTCAGAATGTCCAAACAACAGGTCATTGATAAGGCACGCACCATGGTTGCATTTGCACGCAGTTTAGGTTGCCAAGACGTTGAATTCAGCCCTGAAGATGCTGGAAG GTCGGATAGGGAATTTCTTTATCAAATTCTTGGAGAAGTTATTAAGGCAGGGGCTACTACACTCAACATACCTGACACCGTGGGCATAACCATGCCCAGTGAATTTGGGAAACTAATTGCTGATATTAAAGCTAATACACCTGGAGTTGAAAATGTTATTATTTCCACTCACTGTCAGAATGATCTTGGACTTTCTACCGCTAACACCATTGAG GGTGCACGTGCCGGTGCTAGGCAGCTGGAAGTCACAATTAATGGGATCGGTGAAAGGGCTGGAAATGCCTCCTTGGAAGAG GTTGTCATGGCCCTGAAATGCGGAGGACATATCTTTAACAATCTCTTCACTGGAATTAATACAAGGCACATTTATTTGACAAGCAGAATG GTTGAAGAGTACTCTGGTTTGCAGTTACAGCCACACAAGGCTCTCGTCGGAGCTAATGCATTTGCTCATGAAAGTGGCATACATCAG GATGGAATGCTCAAACACAAAGGTACATACGAAATCATATCTCCTGAAGACATTGGACTTGAAAGATCCAACGAAGCTGGTATTGTATTGGGGAAGCTTAG TGGGCGCCATGCTATGAGAAAGCGACTTGAAGAG CTTGGATATGAACTTAAAGACGACCAAGTTGAGAGTTTGTTTTGGCGTTTCAAAGCCGTGGCTGAGCAAAAAAAG AGGATTACTGATGCTGATCTCAGAGCATTGGTATCAGATGAAGTTTTTCAGGCAGAGCCTATCTGGAAGCTTGATGATTTGCAG TTCAGGTGA